The DNA region gccatcttttgaagtcggttccggtgaatttctccggcttttctccgtgcggaatggttgtcggaatggcggtcggaatagccgtcggaatgtcgttggtagccatatcagtttgcaggaaatatcgtttacgactgttggaTCCCgtgtagcttctggagtatgcaaactaatcgtcgaggctagtgttcgacactatctccgtaaacgatattgctctgctacggtgcttaacggattgttgcaattcgttcccaagatacaacgacgacgaacgtctcggaatcgtagcactccgacttccgagaccagcgaaccttctaatagacttcttggactcttgaatgcacaagatgagatgaatgcttgaggaagagaagagaggattgagtgaattgagtgaattttccatcatctggagggttctagatcgatccagcccaaggaacacatccactcacccaaagcacctgctcgccctgggctaaggggtaacctgtccttttatttttgtgttaactccattaacacatcttcattaataagtagaaaatacacatcgagaatttccgatgtgggaccaTTCtctcatgcactttattaatgaataataaatgttattttgggctgactttaaacattaatttctcattcacccttaatcggttttgagcaaattaatagtctaaatctatctacgcgaatcgtagatttcaattttgaagtcaattacgactttcaacaattgatggcttccttcctctaaatcgttttggtccatttaaggcctcAATATCCAACATATAGTTAATAAAAATAACCTTGTTCCCATCGTTATTTCAACCGTACATGAGACCTCGACCTTGTACTGCTCCTCTATGGCCACAAAGAAATGTAAAGACTGGTTCGGTCTTATCACTTCCTTTTGTTTTAgagtagaaaaaaaaaacaatgagaGAGTTTCAAATTAAACCAATAAAATTCTGTttgtaaaaataagaaaaaaaatctttggAATTCATCTCATCCCTTATAATCaaagtatatttttctttattttgttgGATAATAATTTAAACTATTTAATCAAATATATCATAGGAATAAAATAATTAGAggaatttttcataaatttaataatgataaatttttcatttatttatatgtaaaggaatttttttttaaaaaaaatattcatttgAATATTATATTccatttcttttattcttattctTCTTGTTGATATAGTCAACACATATagtcaaactcagattttgataaatgataaatgaaTTAATGTTAAGTGTTATGTTTGACTAATATTTGTACCCAATGTGTAGGAATTGACGGATCTAGAGGACTTGACACTAGGCTAAAACCCAGTTAGGTATGAGAACATGATaattggcacgaagtctagataaGTCAAGATATAACCCGATATTTGATAGGAAGTATAATTGGGTATGTGATacctaggggtgtcaattcgggtgggtcgggtcgggttgagttttttttttaacccaatccGAACTCGACCCGAactcgagttcaacccaaaacacctcaacctgaacccgaccaacccgatcccgacccatataacccgaaaatcctattcaaaacgactttttgggctattttccctataattcttcacttttatcttaatactccatcattatcatacaaacatgatattaatatacataaaacatctaaatttttaaaataaaatttgatttaaccccaaaaaaacctacaaaatcctatatttaagtcaacccgggtcaatccgggtcaacccgaacccgacccgacccaacccgaaacttTTTTTACCTTCCAACCCTctaacccgaacccgaaaatgcccaacccaacctaatttttttcgggtcgacttgggttaggtcgtcgggtcgggttcatttttgacacccctagcgGTACCTGATAGCTagtcgaagtccagttgggtctacagacctgacaactggcaagaagacctggtgggtcaagaggcaagtcaagtgactgtaaATGGTAAGTGAAGGTGAGTCGCTGAGGAAAGTGATCTAGTGAGGACAAGTCCCGGTGGGACTATAGGCACGGTCAAGCTTAGAGTCATTTCGGATGTTTAAGCTGAGACAATGACTAAATCCTAGTCTTGAGAAGACCAGATGTAATTAATAATCACTTAATTTATTGGGCTAACATAAAATTGTACAGTTAATTGGCAAAAATTAATCTCAGATGAATAGTGTCCAAGGTACCTTAGAGGTGCATGGAGGTGCTCGGAGCAACGCTTTGAGACACCCCGAACCCAGCAAAGGCACTCATTCGTAGATAAACTTCGGAGATAAAGTTGGCTGCGTGAAGCGCCTTAGAGTGCACTGGAGGTGCCTCGAAGGTGCATTGGAGATGCCTCGAAATATTTGGAGGCGCCCTTGCTTAGATAGAAGTCGAAGGTTTCAGAACTGATCAAATTTGAGGTGGGAGGCACCATCAACACTCCTTATAAGCAGtattcgaccaactacaaataatCAATTGGTATACGAGCTCCTACAACCATTTTACTACTATGACTTCATGCTACTGCCGTGCTACTACTTGATGACTTCCAGTCATTGTCAGTAGACCGACACCAACACACGAGCTCGATCAAGTTCAACTATTCTAAGTGTTGGTAATGGTTTATTTTATTGTGCTTTTGTTTATACTTGCACAAGAAAAGTGTAGGGTTGTTACATTTTTCTTCTTCGTTAATTGCATTCGATTACTTTATCAAGAGTTAACCGGTAGagaatttagtggattatccatggATAAGTCTGAGAGACCtaggtcttgaagtaggagttgtcaaaaactctgaaccaagtaactgatTGTGTTTTTGTGTTCGCTTGTCCACTGCACACTCACTTTTATAAAAttgtaaaagaaattatttttaaaatcatatgaTTCACTCTCCGGTTTCTCATGTGCATCGGTCCTACACTTCTATCTCCGAGGAAAgtacttaaaaaataaataaaggattAATTCATTTtgaattgttatttttttaattagtgaATAGTATTGCTAGATCATTTCTACCAATTTAAAGCCTCTTTTATGATTCATtttattgagattttttttttataacttgcCTTATATTATCGTTTTGTTCTCTTAAAGATTTTTTGTTTTATGTGGGATACAGTGTGATCCTATTTTTTATTTCAGATAGATAAGATTTGGGACAAAAGGATTCGAACCTCTGAGTAACAGGACCAAAATATAGTACCTTAGTCACTTGGCCATGCCCCATTTTTATCCTTTGGCACTAGTAAAGGGGGATTATTTAGAGCAAGGTCAATGGATAACGGGCACCCTGTCTTTAGAGATAAAGAAGGGTGCGAGCTTTTTGTATATCATATGCctactttttttaaaacatttctgGTGATTTTGGTGGATGGAAACTGAATTGTGAGAGCTGGTGTTTCTTTTTAAGAGAGCAGAATCAAAGTATAGTGTTGAAGAAGTAGATGTAACTATTAAGTTCTATGATGGCGAATTCAATGTAGTCAGTTATAGTGATCTTGTGACTGTTAAAAAAATATGCTAGACGTGCCCAATTAGGTAAAAACTTTGAATTAGATTGGGATATTTTGAAATCCAATGGCATTTTTTGCAACCGTTCAAGGGGCTGGGTTGGTTCATTCTTGGTCATGCTACATTTGCCTTTTTTTGAacaaatttagcatagagctAGAACCTTTTCCAGTGATGTTTTTATTAGTATTGATCCAAATTTGGATGCTCGAGTGGAATTTGAAGCATTCCAAAAAATAGGAGATCCAACTACAAGGAAACAAGTAGTCTGATTCAAGATTGCTTAGTATCGTTCGGctcttttttttatttaacataGGTTTAGAGTACTTAAGAAATCTTGACTTGAATCACtatcttttcttttacttttctttatcttaatTCTTTATAttatatgataaatgatatcaaATGAATAGATGTGGATGTTATGATTGTAAACCACTATTAAATCTATGGAAGCATTGATTTATACATTCCTTTTAGTCTTTACTTTagggaaaaaaaaatttcattatattttttcGAGAACCACCTAAGATTCCAActaaaaaaagtaaaataaattttcattattTCAATTGAAGTAATGAGTCTTCCTATATATATCGAGAATTGATACATCGCCTCGTGCACACCTCCGCTGCACAACTAAGAGTCGGGGCGTCCGAAAGTGATTCGGGTGCCCTGACTTACTCAATCACACAACGCAGTCATAGAAGTGAGGTGCAcaacatatataatatatatatacatcccAGGAATGGGCCGCCCAGATCACTTGGTGCCCTAACCTGTGAAGGTCacgaactatatatatatattgttggagtgtatactgaaagcctaaattttgtaaacattcattatgaataaagaatcacatttggtcaaattttctacatttagttgtagttgttcaattaatttatattgtagataatatagtatgtggtgtcacatacagaagatgatattatcaataccttataaattataaacagtagctcacgaccaaaatggaaaggaacaaaccattagaaggtcgtagtgtaattaggtatcagtttatcttgactgtataattacactaatacactcagagtgtattgagtaggaccatttgaggtcgtttcttttatactgactttataaagaaacaaagacctcggttattatggaagtgtgtgctcttaatcctaatataataacaagcacatatatttgatatttatttctttaatttatcaatgggtgagatttagttcgatgaatcaataaacccgataagttgggaaatgatatcacttatagtgtgtgttgttgattatagaaggaaactgtgtcctagagatactaggttgataatgtcctcaagaggagctcataaagattgtcatgttaaaccctgcaggtggacttagtccgacatgataaaaaggttgagtggtactactcttggacttagatattaattaaatgagttgtcagtaactcacttaattagtggacattcgatatcttaaacacagggagactaacacactcataataagaaggagctcaaaaatgtaatttgggattggtgcggtagttcaatgatagttctctagtgaaatgaattatcattgataatattaagttgtgtgttcggggcgaacacgggatgcttaattttatcgggagaccaaaaccaattcctcctctcggtccctatcgtagcctcttatttatagagttctataccacctatacccaccttctaaacccacccaataggggccggccaagctagcttgggaacaagctagggccggcctaggtataatattgggtggccggccctagcttgaacccaagctagtgggggccggccaaattagatttaaaagggattttaattttaatttttatgtggaagaaataatttattaaagagaattaaaattaaaatatctctcttgtaaaagatctacaaaagattaaagaaagagattagatctctttccttatttgtagattggagagatgttttattttctctttaaaaattattcacatgttgataaaattaaaattatagaaatttccttttatcaaccatgaagagattttaaagagaaattttattttttaaaatttccggaaacaaattaggaagttttaattgttgattaaaacttgtccaatttgttctccaatgatgtggccggccattggttttaatttgggaaattttattttatttttctcaataaaatcatgtcaaggaaattgaggaaattttatggtaattaaatttcctaatttgcctaggccaaggaatataaaagaaggggtaggggtgccttcatgagacacaacatctattattcctctccctcttttgttccttggtgtggccggccatcctctccctctcctcctcttgtggtggccgaacctctctcccttcatTGGAGCTTttatggtggccggatactactcggagaagaagaagaagaaggagagaaagctagcatctcttggagcttggttagtattttgattttcttccttggtgaagcttcctctttgttggccgaacctagctaggaggagaagaaggtgattggtggtttctcatctcggaagatcgttgcccacacaacgtccgaggttagaagaggaatacggtagaagatcaagaggtctttctaaaaggtataactagtaatttttctttccgcatcatactagttatttttggaaataataccaaatacaagaggcttacgattctagaatttcgaatatgtttttcgatgttgtgttcttttattttttcttttccttgtgatttgattgttcttttcggttaacctaaagttattttaggaaattaaatattagctttctataaaaggttttgtctagtcggtggtggttgctcccatatccaagaaggtcatgtgcctcgccacgtcagtactgggaaccgattatggaaattaatatttaatggaattaataacttaaggcgatttgggtcgaacgtgttaagttccgcaggagacccaagtcaaaacctaaaagaacgaatagattaagttttggatcaaacgtgttaagttccgcaggcgatccaaaatttaatttaaaagaacacatggtagctaggaaaaggttcagacctttgtacaaaatttttgtacagtggaatctctaggttttccgagtagcaaccaacatatatatatatatatatatatatatatatatatatatatatatatatatatatatatatatatatatatatatatatatatatatatatatatatatatatatatatatatatatatatatacccgaTTATGTGTGACTGAGTGGGATTCTTGGTGCCCGGATCACTTCCGGGTGTCCCATGTGCTCAAAATTGACTCAAGGAGCCCATAAGTAATCCAGGTGTCGGAAATCTCACTCAGTCACCCACAGGCATGCATAGTCAGGGTGTGCAACATAtcaaaactttatatatatagagagagagaattgATACGTTATGCACCTCCCCGTGTGCACCTCTACTGTGTGATTAAGAGTTGGGGCGCCTAGAAGTGATTCGGGTGCCCCGACTCCGACTCACTCGGGGCGCCTAAATCACTTTCGGGCGCTCCAACTTACTTAGTCATGCAACGCAATCACGGAAGTGAGGTGGATATATAGAGAGTGAGAGATTTGTCATCCTACATAACTTATCCTGCCTGCCTCATGagcatctaaaatttttttatttttgcttaatactataactcaacccCTAAACTTTAAAGGTAAAGTTTTATTGTCACAACTAGAAACTAGCATGGGTTACATATCTAGACGAACCTAGTCATGACTGGCTCGAGTTGTCATGTGGgttgagaataattttttttttcaaaacttaaaattaaagtaaaaaaattcAATAAACTCGTGggtgggttggcccgccaaattAGCAACTCAAACTtataaattctatttttttaaaattttttttgggcGACCCGTCTAATTGCAACCCTCTTAGATTGGGATTGGATTGGATTGAGAGATTTCCCAACCCATCAGTCTAGCAGGTCGGTTCGTCCCACCTTAGTCCCTCCAGATGATGAATTTTTGACATCCGGATCCCTACTCCTAGTCAGCCCGTCTGACATCTCTGATCACAATCACGAAGTCTTACAAATTTTATCACAATCACAAGGTCTTGTAGATTTGTATAACCATAACaacaaaacaaaagagaactagAGGGCAAAAAATATCCTCGACAAAACTCTTCTAACACTCAAATCAAATTGATAAAGAGAAATGGAATAGAATTTGAAACAAAGGATTCTGTTTTTTCTTACCTTCGTAGGTATCCTACCGATGGTTCTTATATGATGTGTCTAATGTGATGCTAAAGGTGATAACACTTGCCTTTGATGCCCCTTCATTGTCCATCCCAAGCCTTTATAAAAGAGAGATAAATTATAATATTGAGCGGTCTCCTAAATGAATAAATTTATTCCCCAACAAAGTTTATTTCTTAAAAGAATGAATCCCAAAGAATTCAGACCTTCCTTGTGATATGAATTTATCACTCGAATACCAACTTAATTATTCTTATATGGTAAAAGATAATTCGTTTAGGAGAAAAATTACAGATTTAAGATTTAGAGTGTATATTGAATGacgaaaataattattaaatataaactTCCATGAATTCCATTAGAATGTGAAAAACTAAAGGAGAATTTTTTTTCGGCTCCACTTGGTCCGCTAGATCAATTAGGGTCTAGTTGTCCTTCAAATATTTCTCTAGGAATATTGATTAAATTGAAATAGTTTAATcactatttgaatatttttttaccaaTGTAAAAATAGTTTTAACTATAATTGATAATTTTGAATATGTTGGAACAATTTTAACTATAACGGCTTGGAATATTTTTCACCAATGTTGGAAtatctatatttttaaaatataagggGCCTTTTTAATATATTGTTAAAATGAAATGTCCTTTTTTAAGATAAAGAAAATGAAGAGTctcattttattatatttttttgcgAAAAATAAAAGACATAAAAATATATAGCAATTtttcataaatatattttatgttATAGCATTTTCggctttaaaataaatataaatattactaTAATATATGCTATTTTAAATAAATCTACTAATAATATATACCcattttaattaaaatgattatATAAAACTTTAATTTAGATGCTTGATAAATCATTAATTGTTCATTCCTCCTATAAAATTGTAAAATGTTTCCTAATGCGTTTATCTTTCATAATTTATTAGCAGATTTGTATTATTATGTTGTATTTTAATGTTGGTTAAAATTAATATATCATTATATTATAGCATATATCATTAATTTTGGTTAAaattaatttagggtaaaatatttttgatattttttacaaTAAGAAAAAGAGTATGCTTTTGATTTTTcccaataaaaattatattattttaaaaaacatatatTACTATCTATcttaaatatgtttaaattaaaaaCACTTCTTAACAAGAGTCAAATAGTGGTAGTAGTTCCCGAGAacagatcctctggaccgcaaaaaGCGGTTCAGGGGATGGTCCCTTGACTTGGATTGGTTCAAGGGATGATCCCCATTCATAAAATAGATAGAAACCATTCATCTCCACTAATCCAGATCAAGGGATCATCCCCTGAATCGCTTTTTgtgatccagaagatctggactGGTAGTTCCCATGATTTACCTATTCTTTTTATGTTTCAAGGTAATAGTGTAATGGTTATATCATGTCACACATCTTATGTCGCACACATCATGAGCAtttaatgtatttttttaaaatttctttagttTAAAGCATATACCGTACACTTTAAACTCTATCCCTtaagttctaattttttttaaaaaaaattacacggTATGTGCACCGTAAGGTGTGCATCATAAAGTGTAtgacataataaaatctaagaGAGGGATTTTGTGCCGCACATCCCATGTAcctaatgtattttttttaaaaaatattttgtttaactGTTATACCTTACgccctaaaataaattttaaaaattatattagatgCTCATAGGATGTTCACTATAAAGTGGGTGACATAATAAAATCCTATATGATAAGATGTTGAATATGTTATTTTATTGATATAAACAATGATATTTTCatggtaaaatattttttataatatattttcatATTAATCAAAAGGAGAGTCTCAGTGTAATGATAAAATGTGTGACCTAAGTTATAGATTCGAATCGTAAAAATAATCTTTTACAAAATATAAAGTAAGACTTTATATATAATAGATCCGAGATGATCGACCCTTCTCCAAAACTTTGCACCATTGGATGCTTTGTGAAGCGAGTTGTTGCCTTGGGGGCATATGGTTCAATGATAAATGCTTGAGATAAGATTGTAGTGGTCAAGAGGGTTAAAACTTAACAGAAAGTTTCACCTTCGTTGTAGATCCTTGTCCAGACTTATTACTTGGGTTTCTCTATTTTATCTTCCTTCCAATAGTAATGAGCGGCTTAGGAAGCCGCTAATGAGATGGTTCCATATTTAACTGTCGGTTTTATATTTTAACATTAATCAAGGTTTAGAGAGTTTGTTGAAAAACTTATCAACTTTAGGAGTATTTTTGGTAGTTTGATCGggctaaatataaattaaatacattTTATTGGACGTTCAATTTGAAATTGCTAAATTACAAAGTAAATGTAAAcgaataaaaaaacaaaatcgaaattaattattttaattagtataaaaacaaacttggtttggtttatctTTGACCGGGTCCAATCGAACACTTCTTGGAGGTCAATTGTTTTGGTCTATTAGTTTCCGGTCCAAACCGGGTTTTTACTCTAATTTTCTCCCAATCTCCATCAATGCGCCGAGTCTAACTCGGTTTAAGTTGATAAACCGGAACAATTATCCGAATGATAAATAAACCGAACGACATGAACACCCCCCCGTGGACTCTCCTCTCTTTCTTCGTCTTCGAGGTTCCATGGAGGATCTGCTGGGGCTCCTCAAGGTGCGGGTGGTGAAGGGCGTCAACCTCGTCTACCGAGACGCCACCCAAAGCGACCCATACGTTATCGTCCGCATGGGAGGCCAGGTCACAGCCCCTCAAACTTGCTCGATCGATTTCTTCTCGGCTTTATTCATCGATTTCATGtgcaaaaagattttttttttcccaacCTCATCATTATATTTTTATGCGCATAGATTATAATCACCAATCAAGCGCCTTTATCATGTTGGAAGATCAGTATAGCGAGTTTCTATCCTTGTTTCCCTATTTGGCTTCAAATGTTGAGCATATATTTCTTgaaatgaattattgttgaaacaTTAACAGAGACTGTAACCACAGAAACTCAATTTCCTTAAgatgtttttttaatttatttattgaaaTAGTTCATGAATGTTTTTATTGGGGAGAATTAACCCTAAGAAATGTCTTACTTTGTCTCTTATAGGTGTTAGCTTTATCCTGTTAGACATTAGAAAACCTTCTCAGTCCATATTCTACTTCATCCCcaagattattattttaatatattaacaACAAGTCTTATTCCAACATGGAACCCTATAATTAAATTGGTGTTTATGGGCTAAAATTAAGCTTCAATGCAAATGTGATTAAGATAGCATGTTTGACAGGTGGCTGATGTAGTTTTACGGCTGGTGAAACCATTCACATCATCATCATGGAATTGGTACTTGATAGAGTTAACTAATAAAATCATGACTCTATGTGGTGGCACTGAAATCATAACTACTCAACATTTGCTCCTCTCGACAAGTAGACTTCtagctaaatgtttttttttcctcaaaaGATCATTTCATTGGATCACGTATGCCACATCTTGTACTTCTTTCTTTGAACATGGTGATCAACTATTCTCTAGCTGTTGGATTTCAGTGAGAGGATCATCACTTTAGCTTAGGACTTTTCAAAATCTTCCCAGTTCAAAGTTGCTCATCGAATGATGGGATGGGAAGAGGGTATGAAGGAAAGAGCAGACTACATCTAGTGGTTTTATAGGTTTGTGTGAGTTTAGGCTTGTAGGAATATGCTATCATTTGAAGGAACTACTTTTGGTATGAGCTAGCTTCTTGCATACTGCCATAGCTTTATGGAGAGAGATCTAGGGACAGAACAGACACTTGCTTGATGTAATTCATCCTTTCATTTTGTATCTTTCCATCTCCATATTTCATTTTAGGCTACACCTCTATTCCTTAAAGAAACACTTTATTCTTTTGATGATCATGAAATTAATGAATGACTTCTTCCTGCTTTGGCATGCAAGTTAATTTAGTTAGTTGATTTGGCACTTCTGGTTATATATGCCGTTGAGCACCAATTGAAAAGATTCTTCCTATAAGATGGTCATCTGTCAGATGGACACACTATTGCTTGATGTTGAAGAAATTGTTTCTCGAAACCTTCATTTTGACTGAATTTCCTATATGTTAGATAGAACAGTTTCGCCTTGTACTAGTTCAGATACACAATTATTGGTAAATACAAATTCTTCTAAACTAGGTTGTTCATGAGTGTACAGTTAGCAATCTTATGATCGTTGACGGAGAAAAAAGAAAGTTACATAGCAATCTTCTTTGGGTTGTATCCTGGGTGTTGCGTTGTATAATTAGtgaaatatttctttaattttttttgccATTGATCGTTTTGTTTATTCACTTTATTTCCAGAAATTGAAGACAAGTGTAAAAAAGAATGATGTTAATCCAGTTTGGAACGAAGATCTGACTCTTGCTGTCTCGGATCCTATTCAACTACTTAAGCTTGTAAGTATCTACTAAGAAGCTTGCCCTTGTGATTCCTAAACTACTTAATGATTTGATATTACTTTTCACTGACCAAATAAGTAGTGGGCTTCAAATTGTTCTTAAGTCATTAGGGATTGTAGGTATCTATAAGAGGCTTGCCCTTGTGATGCCTAAACTACTAAATCAATTCGACATGACTTTCCCTGTACCAAATAAATAGTTAGTTTTAACTTACTATTTCTTCTTTTGTCTATAGGAGAGGCATATTTTCTATGTAATAAACTCACTGTCACGAATCTAAAGTAACAATGTACTTGGATATTCCTTTATAGGATATATAGCCAGATAGATTGCTGATTCTCATTGGCGTGTTCTTGTAGCAAATTTTCGACAAGGACACATTTAGCCAAGATGACAAAATGGGCGATGCGCAGATCGATATCCTTTCATTTGTAGAGGCAACAAAGTTGAACTTATCCAACATCCCTAATGGCACCGTGATCACCACCGTGAAGCCCAACCGACACAACTGCTTGGCCGACGAGAGTACCATTGTTTGGAAAGATGGCACAGTTGTTCAAGACATTATTGTCAGGCTAAAAAATGTAGAGAGTGGCGAATTGGAACTGCAGTTGTCGTGGAtcaatctatcccaagcttcaggGTCGTAAGCTGCTTGATTCTGTGAATGATGAAATACTTTTGTTCTGCTACCCCAAGTACAACGTTTGAATCAATTCGACAAGCATCCGCTATCTATTTTCATTATTGACTTGTTAGCTCCAGTCGTAGA from Zingiber officinale cultivar Zhangliang chromosome 4B, Zo_v1.1, whole genome shotgun sequence includes:
- the LOC121976351 gene encoding protein C2-DOMAIN ABA-RELATED 4-like is translated as MEDLLGLLKVRVVKGVNLVYRDATQSDPYVIVRMGGQKLKTSVKKNDVNPVWNEDLTLAVSDPIQLLKLQIFDKDTFSQDDKMGDAQIDILSFVEATKLNLSNIPNGTVITTVKPNRHNCLADESTIVWKDGTVVQDIIVRLKNVESGELELQLSWINLSQASGS